CGCCGTCGGCCCGGAGCCGCCGGTAGGTCGACCGGAGCGCCGCCGCGTCCTCGACCTCGAAGGCGACGTGGTAGAGCCCCGCGCTCCCGGGCGGGGCCGGCGTCGCGTCCCGGACCTCCCGGAGCGCGAGGTCGTGGTGGGCCTCGCCCCACGAGAGGAACGCGAAGCGATCGACGCGCTCCCTGACGTCGAGGTCGAGGTACGTCTCGTAGAAGTCGACGGCGCGGTCGAGGTCCGACACGGTGAGGTGGACGTGGCCGAGAGCGGGCATACCACAACGGTGGTCCCGCCCCGGCAAAAGCGACGCGCCCGGACGAGCGCGCCGGCGACTCGCGCGGCGGAGCCGTCGTCAGCCGCCGTCGTCGCCGTAGCGGTCGGCGGCCGACTCGAAGCCCATCTCGTCGAGTTCGCGCCCGCGGCGCTCCTCGAGGGCGGCGACCGCCTCCGGGTCGGGGGCGACGTCGTCGGTGATCCGCGCCCACGAGTCGTGGACCTTGGCGTGACACCACCGGCAGAGGTAGACCGTGATCTCGTGGCCGAGGGTCTCGCCGTCGCTCGCGTACGAGAGGTGGTGTTCCTCGAGCAGCGGGCGCTCGTCCGAGTGGCCCATCCGGCGTTCTTCGAGGCCACAGCGGACGCACTCGCGGTCGCGGTTGCGCGAGCGAAAGTGCGGGCAGTCGGCCCACTCCCAGTCGGAGTCGGGGTCGACGACCGGACACGCGTAGTCGTCGGCGGCGCGCTCGCGGGCGAACGCGGGGTCGTGGCCGTAGTGATCGAACGCGTACCGGCACCGGCCCTCGCCGGTGAGGTGGTCGCAGACCCCGGCGAACTCGTAGGGGTCGTCGACGCCCACCGGGGTGCCGCGGGGCGTCTTCTCCATGTTCGACGGGGAAAGGTTAGACGGGTTCGGATTTGAATCCACCGTCGGCGCTCGACTCACTCCCGCAGGCCGAGCACCCGGGCGACGGTCGCGAACCCCGTCCGCGGCCCCTCGGTCGCCCGCCTGTACCCCCGCCAGAGGGCCGGCGCGGCCGCCCCGGGATGGGGCAGGCCGAGGCGCCAGTGGAGGGCGTCCTGTCGCCGCGCGGGTTCGAACGCCCGCGGCAGGTCGAACTCCCACAGCCCCGGTGCCGCCGAGGGGTGGCCCTCCCGTTCGAGGATCGCGGTGACGGCCCGCCGCGCCGCCTCGCTGGCCGCCTCCATGCTCGCGAGGTCGGTGTGCGTGTGGACGTAGTCGGCGGCGACGGCGAGGTTCGGGACGGCGACGTCCGCCGGCGGCCGGTACTGCAGGGTGCCGACGGTGTTGACCAGCAGGGGCTCGCGGTTGGTCAGCCGACCCGCCGCCTCGTCGTACGCCAGCGCGGGGTCGACGAACCACTCGAGCAGGTTCTCGTCCGCGAGCGCCGCGTCCGCCGGGCCGCCGTCGAGGTGGGCTTTCAGTTGCGCCCAGACCTCGGCGGCGAGTTCCTCGCGGGTGCACTCGCGGGCGGGTTTCTCGTAGACGATTCCGGGCCGGTCCCACTCGGAAATGATGACCGAGAGGACGCCGCCGACGGCGCCGTCGCCGTCGTAGCGGTCGAACTCCTCCCAGAACTGCCGCTGGGAGATCGAGGTCAGCGCCCACGGCGAGTCGTAGTAGACGCCGTGGCCCTCCACCGTCGGGACGTCCTCGGCGAGGTAGAACTGGACGCCGTTCATCCACGCGGTGTCGATCCGGTCGAGGTCGGCGAGCGAGGGGGCGGTGGCCGCGATCTCGGGCGTGACGAGGCGGCGCGCAGCCTCGACGGGGACCGCGAGGACGTAGTAGTCGGACTCGACGCGTTCCTCGCGGCCGCCGCGCTCGACGCGGACGCCCGAGACGCGCCCCTCGCGCTCGTCGAACTCGACGGCCGTCACGGTCGCGTTCGCGTGCAGCGTCGCGCCGAGGCGTTCGACGTGGGCGACCCAGGGGTCGATCCAGGCGTCGTTGGTCGGCCCGTTGAGCAGGCGGTCGGCGTGG
The Salinilacihabitans rarus DNA segment above includes these coding regions:
- a CDS encoding VOC family protein; this translates as MPALGHVHLTVSDLDRAVDFYETYLDLDVRERVDRFAFLSWGEAHHDLALREVRDATPAPPGSAGLYHVAFEVEDAAALRSTYRRLRADGVPVTAVDHDISEALYFDDPDGNGVEVYLDTRATGDERWGGASRPFDPETP
- a CDS encoding DUF7097 family protein, translating into MEKTPRGTPVGVDDPYEFAGVCDHLTGEGRCRYAFDHYGHDPAFARERAADDYACPVVDPDSDWEWADCPHFRSRNRDRECVRCGLEERRMGHSDERPLLEEHHLSYASDGETLGHEITVYLCRWCHAKVHDSWARITDDVAPDPEAVAALEERRGRELDEMGFESAADRYGDDGG
- a CDS encoding hydroxysqualene dehydroxylase; protein product: MTRVTILGGGVAGLTAAHELAERGFDVTVYERNPRFGGKARSLPGPRLDGGAALPAEHGFRFFPGFYRHVIDTMERTPLADDSGRTVADNLVRTTQMLQAVTTGDSRVMVTDRPRSLAGWRERLGSIFGGAQVPPDESAFFVDRLLTLLTSCEARFDEEYERLPWWEFVNAAEMSDTYRKFLAYGVTQSLVAMRPEVASTRTIGRIYLQMLRGLFDDSVHADRLLNGPTNDAWIDPWVAHVERLGATLHANATVTAVEFDEREGRVSGVRVERGGREERVESDYYVLAVPVEAARRLVTPEIAATAPSLADLDRIDTAWMNGVQFYLAEDVPTVEGHGVYYDSPWALTSISQRQFWEEFDRYDGDGAVGGVLSVIISEWDRPGIVYEKPARECTREELAAEVWAQLKAHLDGGPADAALADENLLEWFVDPALAYDEAAGRLTNREPLLVNTVGTLQYRPPADVAVPNLAVAADYVHTHTDLASMEAASEAARRAVTAILEREGHPSAAPGLWEFDLPRAFEPARRQDALHWRLGLPHPGAAAPALWRGYRRATEGPRTGFATVARVLGLRE